From the Marinomonas sp. THO17 genome, one window contains:
- a CDS encoding alpha/beta hydrolase codes for MKKCFAVTAVITAVGFTNALAAQSDPSQTSYQIEKNITFKRIDNKDIKLDLYLPKANTDTKSPLLVWVHGGAWKRGSKDAIPNKNPLLLRSVLEAGYALASVDYRLSGEASFPAPVQDINDAINFLNQHANDYNIKADELVMMGRSAGGHLAGFIGATNAAYDKVDFYTHPNYKVDAVVSFFGPTDLLAMGTKNGKKVGPRSSVSMFLGSAPTDNPELAKQASSTSYINAHSPAYIQLHGDEDKRVPLSQSEHLKALLDQYGVDNELYVEQGVGHSARIFDSEKYVPTVMAFLKKHFPVNQ; via the coding sequence ATGAAAAAATGCTTTGCTGTTACTGCCGTTATCACCGCAGTAGGATTCACTAACGCTCTAGCCGCACAAAGCGATCCATCCCAAACCAGTTATCAAATCGAAAAAAACATTACTTTTAAACGCATTGACAACAAAGACATCAAACTCGATCTTTATCTGCCAAAAGCAAACACAGATACCAAAAGCCCATTGTTAGTCTGGGTACATGGTGGGGCATGGAAACGTGGCTCAAAGGACGCCATTCCCAATAAAAACCCACTATTACTCCGTTCGGTCCTTGAAGCTGGTTATGCCTTGGCATCTGTTGACTATCGCTTAAGTGGTGAGGCTAGCTTTCCAGCACCAGTTCAAGACATAAACGACGCCATTAACTTCCTCAACCAACATGCCAATGACTACAATATAAAAGCGGATGAGTTGGTCATGATGGGACGATCCGCAGGTGGGCATTTAGCAGGCTTTATCGGCGCAACAAATGCCGCTTATGACAAGGTAGATTTTTACACTCACCCCAATTACAAAGTCGATGCCGTCGTCAGCTTCTTTGGCCCTACCGACCTACTGGCTATGGGCACCAAAAACGGCAAAAAAGTCGGACCAAGATCCTCTGTTTCCATGTTTCTTGGCAGCGCCCCTACCGACAATCCAGAACTCGCCAAACAAGCCTCTTCGACAAGTTACATCAACGCCCATTCTCCAGCTTACATTCAACTACATGGAGATGAAGACAAACGCGTTCCCCTATCACAAAGTGAACACCTCAAAGCCTTACTGGATCAATATGGTGTGGACAACGAACTCTATGTAGAACAAGGCGTCGGCCACAGCGCACGCATCTTTGACAGTGAAAAATATGTACCGACTGTGATGGCCTTTTTGAAAAAGCACTTTCCAGTGAATCAATAA